A region from the Panicum hallii strain FIL2 chromosome 1, PHallii_v3.1, whole genome shotgun sequence genome encodes:
- the LOC112898940 gene encoding uncharacterized protein LOC112898940, whose translation MRVYQGLPPDGETSEEDEQQVLAAYANGLLAGAHSQAKRSRYSVKRIVVKRNIREGWHRLRLDYFDPHKVYPDAFFRRRFRVSPRLFCRVADAVTEYDDYFKEKENAAGKMGCHPYQKIAACLKMLATACTPDSLDREFRMSGSVIMESFKHFIQGVVDLFEQRYLRSPNETDIQALLQVAEDRGFPGMLGSLDCMHWVWEKCPVAWHGEHRGHTQKPTIILEAVVGPDLWFWHAFFGLPGSLNDINVLHRSPVFDDLASCNAPAFNFTVNGHHYDMGYYLADGIYPDWATLIKGVPSPVTEKQKLFTLKQSAYRKDVERAFGVLQAKFAIVKCPARMFMVADLKNIMSCCIILHNMAVADERGLPLATIDDFEDATAPVLLPRNVPSIQTLIANHRKIEDRGMHHRLQEDLMEHVWNECGSTWGKDNGLLIACFC comes from the exons ATGCGCGTGTACCAAGGGCTACCTCCGGATGGGGAGACGAGTGAAGAAGACGAACAGCAGGTTCTCGCAGCATATGCAAATGGCCTACTTGCTGGTGCTCATAGCCAGGCCAAGCGGAGCCGTTACAGTGTCAAACGCATCGTGGTCAAGCGAAACATCCGGGAGGGTTGGCATCGTCTGCGTCTTGACTACTTTGACCCCCATAAAGTTTACCCCGACGCATTCTTCCGGAGGAG GTTTCGTGTGTCACCTAGGCTATTTTGCCGTGTAGCAGATGCTGTTACTGAGTACGATGACTACTTCAAGGAGAAGGAAAATGCTGCCGGGAAGATGGGATGCCATCCTTACCAGAAGATTGCTGCTTGCTTGAAAATGCTTGCCACCGCCTGCACACCTGATTCTCTGGACCGAGAGTTTCGTATGTCTGGCTCTGTCATTATGGAAAGCTTCAAGCATTTCATCCAGGGTGTAGTTGACCTCTTCGAACAACGCTACTTACGTAGCCCAAATGAGACCGATATACAGGCCTTGCTGCAGGTTGCTGAGGACAGAGGGTTCCCAGGAATGCTTGGAAGCTTAGACTGTATGCATTGGGTGTGGGAGAAATGCCCTGTTGCCTGGCACGGTGAGCACCGAGGACACACACAGAAGCCAACCATTATACTGGAGGCTGTGGTCGGGCCCGACCTATGGTTTTGGCACGCCTTCTTTGGTCTCCCTGGGTCACTAAACGATATCAACGTTCTCCATAGGTCCCCTGTTTTTGATGACCTCGCCTCTTGTAATGCCCCTGCTTTCAACTTCACTGTGAATGGTCACCATTACGACATGGGGTACTACCTGGCAGATGGCATATACCCGGATTGGGCGACACTAATCAAAGGAGTTCCTAGTCCAGTTACTGAGAAGCAGAAGCTCTTCACTTTAAAGCAGTCTGCTTACAGGAAGGATGTGGAGCGAGCATTCGGTGTGCTACAAGCAAAATTTGCAATTGTCAAATGTCCTGCCAGAATGTTCATGGTAGCAGATTTAAAGAACATCATGAGTTGTTGTATTATCCTGCACAACATGGCAGTTGCGGATGAGCGAGGACTTCCGCTGGCGACCATTGACGACTTCGAAGATGCCACTGCACCTGTGCTTCTCCCGAGGAACGTGCCAAGCATACAGACTTTGATAGCAAACCACAGAAAAATCGAAGATCGAGGCATGCATCACCGGCTGCAGGAAGACCTGATGGAGCATGTGTGGAACGAGTGTGGCAGCACCTGGGGTAAGGACAACGGATTGCTCATTGCTTGTTTCTGTTAG
- the LOC112893928 gene encoding auxin-responsive protein SAUR32-like, translated as MQGEEKRGKVKKGWLAVRVGAEGDDRGFQRFVIPIAYLYHPLFRRLLEAARDAYGYDYSAGPLRLPCSVDEFLRLRALVERETQAAPASSSSSHRVHAGGHGHYSLSPCTRAKVSS; from the coding sequence ATGCAGGGGGAGGAGAAGAGGGGGAAGGTGAAGAAGGGGTGGCTGGCGGTGCGCGTCGGCGCCGAGGGCGACGACCGCGGCTTCCAGCGGTTCGTCATCCCCATCGCCTACCTCTACCACCCGCTCTTCCGGCGGCTGCTGGAGGCCGCGCGCGACGCCTACGGCTACGACTACTCGGCGGGGCCGCTGCGCCTCCCGTGCTCCGTCGACGAGTTCctccgcctgcgcgcgctcgtCGAGCGGGAGACGCAGGCGgcgccggcctcctcctcctcctcgcacCGCGTGCACGCCGGCGGCCACGGGCACTACTCCCTCTCCCCGTGCACCCGCGCCAAGGTCAGCTCCTGA
- the LOC112873569 gene encoding lysM domain-containing GPI-anchored protein LYP6-like, with translation MAELRGFVMAVAAVVLVAVVSLAPRAAEAKTTIEPCSGSDSCQALLGYTLYADMKVSEVAALFAADPAALLAANTLDFGAPGAAHRILPMGLFVRVPTRCSCADGVRKSVSVRYAARPADTLATVADVVFAGLASADQIRNENGLASTDPDAPLDAGQKLVIPLPCACFNSSDNNLPAMYLSYVVQVGDTVPAIAASYETTVTDVMNVNAMGSPVAAPGDILAIPLPACASAFPKSASDHGLIVANGTYALTAGNCVQCSCGPGSLNLYCTPASLSGSCPSMQCPNSNVMLGNVSTHPTGAGCNVSSCSYGGFVNGTITTSLSAGLQPRCPGPHQIPALTDPPTTVNHDSTYLPPLSAPGPAEAGGVMPEPGSASSPVQGGSFTLPKVSTANGPVGSVSEAPLMDKPRHILSFFVSCLVFYLQL, from the exons ATGGCGGAGCTGCGGGGCTTCGTGATGGCGGTGGCGGCTGTGGTGTTGGTGGCGGTGGTGTCATtggcgccgcgcgccgcggagGCGAAGACGACGATCGAGCCGTGCTCCGGATCGGACTCCTGCCAGGCGCTGCTGGGCTACACGCTCTACGCCGACATGAAGGTGTCCGAGGTGGCCGCGCTCTTCGCCGCCGAcccggcggcgctgctggccgCCAACACGCTCGACTTCGGGGCACCCGGCGCGGCGCACCGTATCCTGCCCATGGGCCTCTTCGTCCGCGTGCCCACCCGCTGCTCCTGCGCCGACGGCGTCCGCAAGTCCGTGTCCGTCCGCTACGCCGCGCGACCCGCCGACACGCTCGCTACCGTCGCCGACGTCGTCTTCGCGGGGCTCGCCTCCGCCGACCAGATCCGCAACGAGAACGGGCTCGCCTCCACCGACCCCGACGCGCCGCTCGACGCCGGCCAGAAGCTCGTCATCCCCCTGCCCTGCGCCTGCTTCAACTCCTCCGACAACAACCTGCCCGCCATGTACCTCTCCTACGTCGTGCAGGTCGGGGACACCGTGCCCGCCATCGCCGCAAGCTACGAGACCACCGTCACGGACGTCATGAATGTGAATGCCATGGGCAGTCCTGTGGCCGCACCGGGCGACATTCTCGCGATCCCGTTGCCAG CATGTGCATCTGCATTTCCAAAATCTGCTTCAGACCATGGATTGATTGTAGCAAATGGAACCTATGCGCTTACTGCTGGCAACTGTGTGCAGTGCAGCTGTGGACCAGGCAGTCTCAA TTTATATTGCACACCAGCTTCATTATCTGGATCGTGTCCAAGCATGCAGTGTCCTAACAGCAATGTGATGCTTGGCAATGTGAGCACCCATCCAACCGGAGCAGGATGCAATGTTTCTTCTTGCAGCTATGGAGGTTTTGTTAATGGAACTATTACTACATC GCTAAGTGCAGGTCTCCAACCCAGATGCCCAG GACCACATCAAATTCCTGCGCTGACTGATCCACCTACCACTGTGAACCATGATTCCACGTATCTTCCTCCGCTGTCAGCTCCTGGACCTGCAGAAGCTGGTGGAGTCATGCCTGAACCAGGCTCAGCAAGCTCGCCGGTGCAAGGAGGGTCTTTCACACTCCCGAAAGTCTCTACGGCCAATGGCCCTGTTGGAAGCGTTTCAGAAGCTCCTTTGATGGATAAACCACGTCATATTCTATCTTTTTTCGTCTCTTGCCTAGTTTTCTACTTGCAGTTGTGA